In a genomic window of Deltaproteobacteria bacterium:
- a CDS encoding formylglycine-generating enzyme family protein produces the protein MNFAKVSVWRFAMLATLLASVTIGCGDDDDDDSEPGDDDAADDDVSDDDTEDDDTGDDDTADDDTTDDDTGDDDTADDDTDDDTADDDTADDDTTDDDTGDDDTQIACEDLITPELVEPEVVEIPAGTFTQGSPEEELGHSSLEEQREVTISKAFYMMKYEVTQSLWLAAMGEINPYQVECGDNYPVTVVRWMDAVEFANLLSVEFGYTECYEIGETSATWDTDCTGFRLPTEAEWEYAARAGTDTAFYNGDIVDPGCADEGLLDIAWYCGAGYSAHEVGLKDPNAWGLYDMLGNAWEWAFDGYDAEPYNYDPAGPVTDPVAPGTLARIYRGGSMYAYAANCRAAYRRLALSTYMDEDNGVRLARNKP, from the coding sequence ATGAATTTTGCGAAGGTTTCCGTTTGGCGATTCGCGATGCTCGCGACCTTGCTCGCGTCCGTGACGATCGGTTGCGGCGACGATGACGACGACGATTCCGAGCCCGGCGATGACGACGCTGCCGACGACGATGTGTCCGATGACGATACGGAAGACGACGACACGGGGGACGACGACACGGCGGACGACGATACGACAGATGACGACACCGGCGACGACGACACGGCGGACGACGATACCGACGACGACACGGCCGACGACGACACGGCCGATGACGACACGACCGACGACGACACCGGTGACGACGACACGCAGATCGCGTGCGAAGACCTGATCACACCCGAACTCGTCGAGCCCGAGGTTGTGGAAATTCCCGCGGGGACGTTCACGCAGGGCAGCCCCGAGGAAGAACTCGGCCACTCGAGTCTGGAAGAACAGCGCGAGGTCACGATCTCGAAGGCATTCTACATGATGAAGTATGAGGTCACGCAGTCGCTGTGGCTCGCGGCGATGGGCGAGATCAATCCCTACCAGGTGGAGTGCGGCGACAACTATCCGGTCACGGTGGTGCGTTGGATGGACGCGGTCGAATTCGCGAACCTGCTTTCGGTCGAATTCGGCTACACCGAGTGCTACGAGATCGGCGAGACGAGCGCGACGTGGGACACCGACTGCACCGGGTTTCGCCTGCCCACCGAGGCCGAGTGGGAATACGCCGCGCGCGCGGGCACCGACACGGCGTTTTACAACGGTGACATCGTCGATCCCGGCTGCGCCGACGAGGGGTTGCTGGACATCGCATGGTACTGCGGCGCGGGATACTCCGCGCATGAGGTCGGCCTGAAGGATCCCAACGCGTGGGGCCTGTACGACATGCTGGGCAACGCTTGGGAGTGGGCGTTCGACGGCTACGATGCCGAGCCGTACAATTACGACCCCGCGGGCCCGGTGACCGACCCCGTCGCGCCGGGCACGTTGGCGCGCATCTATCGCGGAGGTTCGATGTACGCTTACGCGGCCAACTGCCGCGCGGCGTATCGGCGGCTCGCGCTATCGACCTACATGGACGAGGACAACGGCGTGCGGCTCGCGCGCAACAAGCCGTAG
- a CDS encoding DUF11 domain-containing protein has product MNRFRMFVTVMAALALVASFAATAGAQSVPSEPRVVYALGNVNATFAYPVNVFLIWDDELIPAETLLIDPEDEFEPVGITVDSLNKRVFIAPEHGDALGVLNAENGELLSPFTIESAGGLAGLEVVENQGDFYVADLTDYDMFVYDLETLDRIDEWVVSGGSAAFGVAVSSGLLYLGNGSNVVPIYNVYTHEQVGDFEIADMALAIDVWEMDPPRVFTSPGFTTNFVTRYDLGTGVETQLDLGTIAKGLAVNSDAGLLYQLAGSGILPETSLRVIDAETLTELSSHPLGDGTWSPTDVKIGSNSFGRRVAVDLIGVTERVFDSGQTVTFEIIVTNDADSAIETMPFEVLFHSDTLTYVSATPASDASDPAGSVTWTDITANQGENLAPGESFTIIVEFTAQVPPGCAGSEGDMVIARMVGASLGGGGTVEDSAGSTRFAVLCPCADSAVCDDGLFCTGVEICDSTNQCEDGDQPCEIDEICNEETDSCDPLPGADDDDDLPEPEADDDDDSSGQGGCGC; this is encoded by the coding sequence ATGAATCGTTTTCGCATGTTCGTGACGGTGATGGCGGCGTTGGCCCTGGTTGCGTCGTTCGCGGCAACGGCCGGGGCGCAGAGCGTTCCTTCGGAGCCGCGCGTCGTCTACGCGCTGGGCAACGTCAACGCCACCTTCGCATATCCCGTCAATGTCTTTCTGATCTGGGACGACGAACTTATTCCCGCCGAAACTCTGTTGATCGATCCGGAGGACGAATTCGAGCCCGTGGGAATCACCGTCGATTCGCTGAACAAGCGTGTATTCATCGCGCCGGAACACGGCGATGCACTCGGCGTGCTCAACGCGGAAAACGGTGAATTGCTTTCTCCCTTCACGATCGAGAGTGCGGGCGGGCTCGCGGGTCTGGAAGTCGTGGAGAATCAGGGCGACTTCTACGTCGCCGACCTGACGGACTACGACATGTTCGTTTACGATCTCGAAACGCTCGATCGCATCGATGAGTGGGTCGTTTCCGGCGGCTCCGCGGCGTTCGGCGTCGCGGTCTCGAGCGGACTGCTTTATCTCGGCAACGGCTCGAACGTCGTGCCGATCTATAACGTCTACACGCACGAGCAGGTCGGCGATTTCGAGATCGCCGACATGGCGCTCGCCATCGACGTGTGGGAGATGGACCCGCCGCGCGTCTTCACCTCGCCGGGGTTCACCACCAACTTCGTCACGCGATACGACCTGGGGACGGGCGTGGAGACGCAGCTCGATCTCGGCACGATCGCCAAGGGACTCGCGGTCAACTCCGACGCCGGACTCCTCTATCAGCTCGCCGGTTCGGGCATCCTGCCGGAGACAAGCCTTCGCGTGATCGACGCCGAAACGCTCACCGAGCTGTCGAGCCACCCGCTCGGCGACGGCACATGGAGCCCGACCGACGTCAAGATCGGCAGCAACTCCTTCGGCCGCCGCGTGGCGGTCGATCTGATCGGCGTGACCGAGCGCGTCTTCGATTCCGGTCAGACGGTGACATTCGAGATCATCGTGACGAACGATGCGGATTCGGCGATCGAAACGATGCCCTTCGAGGTGCTGTTCCATTCGGACACGCTGACCTACGTGAGCGCGACGCCGGCTTCCGACGCGTCCGATCCCGCCGGTTCGGTGACGTGGACCGACATCACCGCGAACCAGGGCGAGAACCTCGCGCCGGGCGAGAGCTTCACGATCATCGTGGAATTCACCGCACAGGTCCCGCCGGGCTGCGCGGGCAGCGAAGGCGACATGGTGATCGCGCGGATGGTGGGAGCGTCGCTCGGCGGCGGCGGCACCGTCGAGGACTCGGCGGGCAGCACGCGCTTCGCGGTGCTGTGTCCCTGCGCCGACAGCGCGGTTTGCGACGACGGCCTCTTCTGCACGGGTGTCGAGATCTGCGACTCCACGAACCAGTGCGAGGACGGCGACCAACCGTGCGAGATCGACGAGATCTGCAACGAGGAGACCGACTCGTGCGATCCGCTTCCCGGTGCTGATGACGACGACGACCTGCCCGAGCCCGAGGCCGACGACGACGACGATTCGTCCGGCCAGGGCGGATGCGGGTGCTGA
- a CDS encoding ComF family protein, whose translation MLTAARRVFDTIFPPVCVLCGGLAAGPDTGVCARCDAALPRILPPYCRVCGAPFESGLASRACLDCMSDPPPYALARAPLRYEGEARRSILAFKFRLGVHRARGFADLLASVVSMGVTWSDFDIAAPVPLHPRRLRERGYNPPLLIARRLLRQTPVALRPELMQRVRDTPPQRGLSRAGRRDNVRSAFAVRDGETVAGLRVLLIDDVLTTGATAAECARVLMRAGAARVGVVTLARATRGRPVLDEDPIDETDEDSPSS comes from the coding sequence GTGCTGACGGCCGCGCGCCGGGTATTCGACACGATCTTTCCGCCGGTGTGCGTGCTGTGCGGCGGTCTCGCCGCCGGCCCGGACACGGGCGTTTGCGCGCGGTGCGACGCCGCGCTGCCGCGCATCCTTCCGCCGTATTGCCGGGTTTGCGGAGCGCCTTTCGAGTCCGGTCTCGCGTCGCGCGCATGCCTCGACTGCATGAGCGACCCACCGCCATACGCCCTCGCGCGGGCGCCGCTGCGCTACGAGGGCGAGGCGCGCCGTTCGATCCTCGCGTTCAAGTTCCGGCTCGGCGTGCATCGGGCTCGCGGCTTCGCCGACCTGCTCGCATCCGTCGTGTCCATGGGTGTGACCTGGAGCGATTTCGACATCGCCGCGCCGGTGCCGCTGCACCCGCGCCGCCTGCGCGAAAGGGGCTACAACCCGCCGCTGCTCATCGCGCGTCGGCTCTTGCGCCAAACGCCCGTCGCGCTGCGTCCGGAGCTGATGCAGCGCGTGCGAGATACGCCGCCCCAGCGCGGCCTGTCACGGGCGGGGAGACGAGACAACGTGCGTAGCGCGTTCGCCGTGCGCGACGGCGAAACCGTCGCGGGTCTGCGCGTGCTGCTCATCGATGATGTCCTCACGACAGGTGCGACCGCCGCCGAGTGCGCGCGCGTGCTGATGCGCGCCGGGGCCGCGCGCGTCGGCGTCGTCACGCTCGCCCGGGCAACGCGCGGACGCCCGGTGCTGGACGAGGACCCCATCGACGAGACGGACGAAGACTCCCCATCGTCCTGA
- a CDS encoding HIRAN domain-containing protein — MLVIGVFRVYDVRIRMSGTEQEFVFIESNGALTLVSDLDVSQFHLLLERAIRPKTVDAEIRIRMYGTAGERRDLPARTDPVARFAALFLALAHIKGGAILRGLEIADGFDKADELDVEVASKLLDEDERQNVLAEALWSPWHGRPLPTTHPLRALAKLTDESDEDLVRRLREWYGRATRWSSRVVGFAHVKEHFIHLEHGTEVRRLEAGDSCWLVREHDNPVDPNAVMVMHESGQKLGYLRRTIAQVLATHLDRGAIFDARVCAFLPREYPLDERVYLEIRRAA; from the coding sequence ATGTTGGTTATCGGAGTTTTTCGGGTGTACGACGTTCGGATTCGCATGTCGGGTACGGAACAGGAGTTCGTCTTCATCGAGTCGAACGGGGCGCTGACGCTCGTGTCGGATCTCGATGTGTCCCAATTTCACCTTCTCCTCGAGCGCGCGATTCGCCCGAAGACGGTCGATGCCGAGATCCGCATCCGGATGTACGGGACCGCGGGCGAGCGGCGGGATTTGCCGGCGCGTACCGATCCCGTTGCGCGGTTCGCCGCATTGTTTCTCGCCCTCGCGCACATCAAGGGCGGGGCGATCCTGCGCGGGCTCGAGATCGCGGACGGCTTCGACAAGGCGGACGAACTCGATGTCGAAGTCGCCTCGAAGCTGCTGGATGAGGACGAACGGCAAAATGTGCTGGCCGAGGCGCTGTGGAGCCCGTGGCACGGACGGCCGCTGCCGACGACCCACCCCCTACGCGCTCTCGCGAAGCTCACGGACGAATCGGACGAGGACCTGGTGCGCCGCCTGCGCGAGTGGTACGGCCGCGCGACGCGCTGGTCGAGCCGCGTGGTAGGTTTCGCGCACGTGAAGGAACACTTCATCCACCTGGAGCACGGGACCGAAGTGCGTCGCCTCGAAGCGGGCGATTCGTGCTGGCTCGTGCGCGAGCACGACAACCCCGTCGATCCCAACGCGGTGATGGTCATGCATGAAAGCGGGCAGAAACTCGGTTACCTGCGGCGCACGATTGCGCAAGTGCTGGCGACGCACCTCGACCGCGGCGCGATCTTCGATGCCCGCGTGTGCGCGTTCCTGCCGCGCGAGTATCCGCTCGACGAGCGCGTCTACCTGGAGATCCGCCGCGCGGCGTGA
- the clpX gene encoding ATP-dependent Clp protease ATP-binding subunit ClpX: MVKRGPEDTHNLNCSFCGKSQREVKKLIAGPGVYICDECVDLCNDIIAEETQRDRQRTEAGYPKPKEIHVKLDDYVIGQERAKKTLAVAVHNHYKRIQSRQERGDIEIAKSNILLVGPTGSGKTLLAQTLARVLNVPFAIADATTLTEAGYVGEDVENIILSLLQNADFDLERATRGIIYIDEIDKISRKSDSPSITRDVSGEGVQQALLKIIEGTIAHVPPKGGRKHPQQDFLHVDTTDILFICGGAFHGLADIVRRRIGKQTMGFTANVVDMRDHSESELLTHLIPEDLLKYGLIPEFIGRMPVVVTLHELAEDALIRVLTEPRNALVKQYGRLFEMEDVKLTFSDGALRAIAHKALARGTGARGLRSIMENTMLDIMYELPSQSNIREVVISEEVINSDERPILVYGNDADKVSQPKEIA, from the coding sequence ATGGTCAAACGAGGCCCCGAGGACACGCACAACCTGAATTGCAGCTTTTGCGGCAAGAGCCAGCGCGAGGTGAAAAAACTCATCGCCGGCCCGGGCGTGTACATCTGCGACGAGTGCGTGGACCTGTGCAACGACATCATCGCCGAGGAGACGCAGCGGGATCGCCAGCGCACCGAGGCGGGTTACCCCAAGCCCAAGGAAATTCACGTCAAGCTCGACGACTACGTGATCGGCCAAGAGCGGGCGAAAAAGACGCTCGCGGTGGCCGTGCACAACCACTACAAGCGTATCCAGTCGCGCCAGGAGCGCGGCGACATCGAGATCGCCAAGAGCAACATCCTGCTCGTCGGACCGACCGGCAGCGGCAAGACGCTGCTCGCGCAGACGTTGGCCCGCGTGCTCAACGTGCCCTTCGCCATCGCCGACGCCACCACGCTCACCGAGGCCGGCTACGTGGGCGAGGACGTCGAGAACATCATCCTCTCGCTGTTGCAGAACGCCGACTTCGACCTGGAGCGCGCGACGCGCGGCATCATCTACATCGACGAGATCGACAAAATCAGCCGCAAGTCCGATTCGCCGTCGATCACCCGCGACGTGTCGGGCGAGGGCGTGCAGCAGGCGCTGCTCAAGATCATCGAGGGCACGATCGCCCACGTGCCGCCCAAGGGCGGACGCAAGCACCCGCAGCAGGATTTCCTGCACGTGGACACGACGGACATTCTGTTCATCTGCGGGGGCGCGTTCCACGGCCTGGCCGACATCGTGCGGCGGCGCATCGGCAAGCAGACGATGGGCTTCACGGCCAACGTCGTCGACATGCGCGATCATTCCGAGAGCGAACTGCTGACGCACCTCATTCCCGAAGACCTGCTCAAGTACGGCCTGATCCCCGAGTTCATCGGCCGCATGCCGGTGGTCGTCACGCTGCACGAACTCGCCGAAGACGCGCTGATCCGCGTGCTCACCGAGCCGCGAAACGCGCTGGTCAAGCAATACGGGCGGCTCTTCGAGATGGAAGACGTGAAGCTGACGTTTTCGGACGGCGCGCTGCGCGCCATCGCGCACAAGGCGCTCGCCCGGGGCACCGGCGCGCGCGGCCTTCGCTCGATCATGGAGAACACGATGCTCGACATCATGTACGAGCTGCCCTCGCAGTCGAATATCCGCGAGGTCGTGATTTCCGAAGAGGTCATCAACTCCGACGAGCGGCCGATCCTCGTCTACGGCAACGACGCCGACAAGGTGAGCCAGCCCAAGGAGATCGCGTAA
- the clpP gene encoding ATP-dependent Clp endopeptidase proteolytic subunit ClpP produces MLIPMVIESTNRGERAYDIYSRLLKDRVVMLGSPVDDNVANLIIAQMLFLESEDPAADIHFYINSPGGSVSAGLAIYDTMQFVKPAVSTICMGQAMSMGAVLLASGAPGKRFALPHARVMIHQPMGGMQGQASDIDIHAREIIKTADEIARIMASHTGQTVKKIKSDSDRDYFMSAEDAKNYGVIDAVLAQRPPGEKPGDKPGEAK; encoded by the coding sequence ATGCTGATTCCGATGGTGATCGAATCGACGAACCGGGGCGAACGCGCGTACGACATCTATTCGCGCCTGCTCAAGGACCGCGTGGTGATGCTGGGCTCGCCGGTGGACGACAACGTGGCGAATCTCATCATCGCGCAGATGCTGTTTCTGGAGAGCGAAGACCCCGCGGCCGACATTCACTTCTACATCAACTCGCCGGGCGGTTCGGTTTCGGCCGGGCTCGCCATCTACGACACGATGCAGTTCGTGAAGCCGGCGGTTTCGACGATCTGCATGGGCCAGGCGATGAGCATGGGCGCGGTGCTGCTGGCCTCCGGCGCGCCGGGCAAGCGGTTCGCCCTCCCGCACGCGCGGGTGATGATCCACCAGCCGATGGGCGGCATGCAAGGTCAGGCGAGCGACATCGACATTCACGCCCGCGAGATCATTAAGACCGCGGACGAGATTGCCCGCATCATGGCGTCGCACACGGGACAGACGGTGAAGAAGATCAAGAGCGATTCGGACCGCGACTATTTCATGAGCGCCGAGGACGCGAAAAACTACGGCGTGATCGACGCGGTTTTGGCGCAGCGGCCCCCGGGCGAAAAGCCGGGCGACAAGCCGGGCGAGGCGAAATGA
- the tig gene encoding trigger factor — protein sequence MDIRVEAVSPVKQRIHIQVDAERVQSGRRNMLNDVRRHAQIRGFRPGKAPMSMIERHYGEHVMEELKGDLLQEALDKAVEEHHLKLVARPEIESSAFDPDGAFGAVAVVEVSPEIAPKDYQSVGVKRRRPAVNEALIDRRLAQLAKSRAQLVPIEDDRPAQKGDVAEIDYEGKVDGVAFDGGKGENHLLELGSNSFIPGFEDQVVGARAGQTLDVNVSFPEEYGAAHLAGKAAVFTVTVKSLKTRQEPAIDDEFAKDLGEYQSLDELRAYERGLLMKDAERRAKDHDRGELVAALLASNDFDVPDSMVGKQLESMKERARYSLMYSGVQGDGAEELLRGYDERMRPEAVKEVKAVLLLDAIATAEGIACSDEDLQAYYEDRAKAYRQSAAELAAYYQKNEMVHGLRHQIVEDKTVDFLLERANVEWVDAPEAEVGPDAGDADE from the coding sequence ATGGACATCCGGGTCGAAGCCGTCTCGCCGGTCAAGCAGCGTATTCACATTCAGGTCGATGCCGAACGCGTTCAGAGCGGCCGCCGGAACATGCTCAATGACGTCCGTCGCCATGCCCAGATTCGCGGGTTTCGCCCGGGCAAGGCGCCGATGTCGATGATCGAGCGCCACTACGGCGAGCACGTGATGGAGGAACTCAAGGGCGACCTGCTCCAGGAGGCGCTCGACAAGGCGGTCGAGGAACACCACCTGAAACTCGTGGCGCGGCCGGAGATCGAATCGAGCGCGTTCGACCCCGATGGCGCGTTCGGCGCGGTGGCGGTGGTCGAGGTGTCGCCCGAGATCGCGCCGAAAGACTACCAAAGCGTGGGCGTGAAGCGCCGCCGGCCGGCGGTGAACGAAGCGCTGATCGACCGCCGGCTCGCGCAGCTCGCCAAGTCGCGCGCCCAGCTCGTGCCGATCGAGGACGACCGCCCGGCGCAAAAGGGCGACGTGGCCGAGATCGACTACGAAGGCAAGGTAGACGGCGTGGCCTTCGACGGCGGCAAGGGTGAAAATCACCTGCTCGAACTGGGCAGCAACTCGTTCATTCCGGGATTCGAGGATCAGGTGGTCGGCGCGCGCGCCGGCCAGACGCTCGACGTGAACGTGTCGTTTCCCGAGGAATACGGCGCGGCGCACCTCGCGGGAAAAGCGGCCGTGTTCACCGTGACGGTCAAGTCGCTCAAGACGCGGCAAGAGCCCGCGATCGACGACGAATTCGCCAAGGATCTCGGCGAGTACCAATCGCTCGACGAACTGCGTGCTTACGAGCGCGGCCTGTTGATGAAGGACGCCGAGCGCCGGGCAAAGGACCACGACCGTGGCGAGCTCGTCGCCGCGTTGCTCGCGTCGAACGACTTCGACGTGCCCGATTCGATGGTGGGCAAGCAGCTCGAATCGATGAAGGAACGCGCGCGCTACAGCCTGATGTATTCGGGCGTGCAGGGCGACGGCGCGGAGGAACTGCTGCGCGGCTACGACGAGCGGATGCGCCCCGAGGCCGTGAAAGAGGTCAAGGCCGTGCTGCTGCTCGACGCCATCGCCACGGCCGAGGGCATCGCGTGCTCCGACGAGGATCTTCAGGCCTACTACGAAGACCGCGCGAAGGCGTACCGGCAGTCGGCCGCGGAGCTCGCCGCGTACTACCAGAAGAACGAGATGGTGCACGGCCTGCGTCACCAGATCGTCGAGGACAAGACGGTCGATTTCCTGCTCGAGCGCGCGAACGTCGAGTGGGTTGACGCCCCCGAGGCCGAGGTCGGTCCGGATGCGGGCGACGCGGACGAATAA
- a CDS encoding response regulator produces the protein MAKIVVIDDEESIRTLLARILAHANHQVRTAANGKAGFRLLKDESADLVITDILMPEMDGLEVLMELRQLYPDLRFIAISGGGDHRVLTHLITAKRLGAVRTLSKPFEIDDLLHAVDETLSAPAIPPMHSKPVRRYA, from the coding sequence ATGGCAAAAATCGTTGTGATCGACGATGAGGAGTCGATTCGGACGTTACTCGCCCGGATTCTGGCTCACGCGAATCATCAGGTTCGCACGGCCGCGAACGGCAAGGCGGGGTTTCGTCTGCTCAAGGACGAATCGGCCGACCTGGTCATCACCGACATCCTCATGCCGGAGATGGACGGTCTCGAGGTCCTGATGGAGTTGCGGCAGCTTTACCCCGACCTGCGTTTCATCGCGATCTCGGGCGGCGGCGATCACCGCGTGCTCACGCACCTCATCACAGCCAAACGGCTGGGCGCGGTCCGCACGCTCTCGAAGCCGTTTGAGATCGACGACCTTCTGCACGCGGTGGATGAAACGCTTTCCGCGCCCGCGATTCCTCCGATGCACTCCAAACCTGTCCGCCGTTACGCCTGA